A segment of the Merismopedia glauca CCAP 1448/3 genome:
TTACGTTTGGTTTTTTGGGGATGGGTCAGCTTGTCGATCTATTCTTGATGCCTCAGATGGTAGAACAGTATAATCATAAAATCAGGGGACAATTAGGGTTTTCTCCTACAGGAGTACCTTTGAATGGTAGCGCGATCGCCATGAAGACAATTCCCCTATCTAGCGATCGACTAATGGTAAAACTCACCCGTAGCGCCGCCAAAAGAGGTGGTCAAATTTCTGTGACTCAAGCAGTTATGGATACAGGAATTGGCTTTGCAGAAGTAGAATCAGCTTTAAATGCGATGGTAAAAAGTGGCTACGTGCAAGTAGATAATCATCCAAAAACAGGAGTGGTTTTATACCATTTCATTGAGTTGTAAAACCAGTTTCATAGTCCTATTTACTTTGTATTTTAAATACAGAGTTAGAAGTTTTGTTGCAGTAAATATTACTCCTTTAGATAGATTAGATAGGATCGAAACATGGATTAGGCTAGATCTCAATAGCAAATTTGCTCCTCAATCCTCAATTATGTATTGTCTCTAATTAGACAGGACATTTTTGCTGATGGGGAACTCGGATGGAGGTTATACCGCAGTGATCCATTGCTATATATTGGTGAAGAGCGACTTCAAATATATAGACGAGTTAAGTTGATGAGAAAATAAGTAGTGTCATCCAAATGAACGGTGTGGAGTTTTTGTCGCTTCCTCCACTTAGTTGCTACCGAGGAAGGATTCAACTCCTTATCAGAGCGGTCTTAGGTAGCAGACGTTCCTATTGTCAGTGGATAGGTTTTAGTGCCTAAATACTGTTAAATAAAAGAGCAAGATCTATAATATCTTGCTCTTCTTTAATGAAAATTGGCACTGAAATTACCGATCTGAAGCATGTCTTTTTTCGTATGGTTCTCCTTCATAAGGTTGTACCCCTATTTCTGGGTATTTATCATGATTCGCCGAAAAGATCCGAGCAAAGGCTTCGTAGAGGTAGTTAGCGACTTTTTCTAATAACTTCATAAGTCTAGTTCTCCTAACTATGATAGCTGGCAGGTGCAACCTGCGATTAGCTGTATCTTCATTATCATTAATTTCTGGATCAATACAGAACATTTGCAATACTTATTTGCTTATTGTTTTTATTCGTAACATAAAGCCGCAAATTATCAAAATAATTATCTCAATGCAAACAAATGTTAAATTAAAGCCTCGGAAAAGGGGAAATAAAAATCACATTATCAATTTTTGTGGAGAACTTTAGATAAAGTTTCTAGTAAATCTCTAGGAGTATATGGTTTGGGGATAAATCTTTCTAAAGAGTTAATATTATAGGGGTAAGAACTACCTTCTAAGCCACTGATCGTAATGATTTTAACTAATGGATTTAAACGTCGTAAAATGCGAGTGGTTTGAGCGCCATCCATAACAGGCATCATCAAATCTACGATAACTGCACTAATATCATGTTTGCGTTGAGCGTATAAGGCGATCGCGTCAATTCCATCACTAGCAACTAGCACCCGATAATTATAAGTTTCTAAAATCGTTTTAGTAGTTTCTAAAATCAGATTTTCATCATCTACCACTAAGATGAGTTCTCCTTTACCTAACGGCAGTTCTGGTTCAATAACTACTTGATTTTCTAGATGAATAATAGCTGGTAAATAGATTTGAAAAAGCGAACCTTTTCCCAATTTACTATCAACTTTAATAAATCCATTATGGCTTTTAATAATAGTCAAAACTGTAGCTAAGCCAAGTCCTGTT
Coding sequences within it:
- a CDS encoding isochorismate synthase, yielding MKLLEKVANYLYEAFARIFSANHDKYPEIGVQPYEGEPYEKRHASDR
- a CDS encoding NINE protein, with the protein product MNDVGTSYLLWLGCLFQLHGLHRFYNKQYFSGFLWLFTFGFLGMGQLVDLFLMPQMVEQYNHKIRGQLGFSPTGVPLNGSAIAMKTIPLSSDRLMVKLTRSAAKRGGQISVTQAVMDTGIGFAEVESALNAMVKSGYVQVDNHPKTGVVLYHFIEL